A region from the Pararge aegeria chromosome Z, ilParAegt1.1, whole genome shotgun sequence genome encodes:
- the LOC120636061 gene encoding chitinase-like protein EN03, translated as MKSLLAFAAVLAVVSSGPSLPVSQGKVICYYDSKSYVRESQARMLPLDLDPALSFCTHLVYGYAGIQPDTYKAVSLNENLDIDRNHANYRAITNFKSKYPGLKVLLSIGGDADKEDEQKYNLLLESPQARTAFVNSGVLLAEQHGFDGIDLAWQFPRIKPKKLRSTFGSLWHGIKKTFGTTPVDDKESEHREGYTALVRELKAALNLKPNMQLSITVLPNVNATIYYDVPAIINLVDIVNLNSFDYYTAARNPKEADYTSPTYKPQNRNELLNVDSSVNYWLAAGAPSSKVVLGIATYGRTWKLDSDSEISGVPPLHANEAGEAGPYTKTEGILSYPEICAKLINPNHQKGMRPHLRKVTDPSKRFGTYAFRLPDDSGEGGLWVSYEDPDTAGQKAQYAKSKALGGVSIVDLSMDDFRGLCTGDKYPILRAAKYRL; from the exons CTCAAGCCCGCATGCTGCCATTGGATCTTGACCCAGCGCTGTCTTTCTGCACCCACTTGGTCTACGGCTACGCGGGCATCCAACCAGACACTTACAAGGCTGTGTCCCTGAACGAAAATCTCGACATTGATAGGAACCACGCAAACTACCGCGCGATCACAAATTTCAAGAGCAAATACCCCGGTCTGAAGGTCCTTCTTTCCATTGGTGGGGACGCTGACAAGGAAGATGAGCAGAAATACAATTTACTG CTGGAATCCCCACAAGCGCGTACCGCTTTCGTTAACTCTGGAGTATTGCTGGCTGAACAACATGGCTTCGACGGAATTGACCTCGCTTGGCAGTTCCCAAGGATCAAGCCTAAGAAGCTCCGCTCCACTTTCG GCTCGTTATGGCACGGTATCAAGAAGACCTTTGGCACTACGCCAGTCGATGACAAGGAGTCCGAGCACCGTGAGGGATACACCGCACTTGTACGTGAATTAAAGGCAGCATTGAACCTTAAACCCAACATGCAGCTTTCCATCACTGTTCTACCCAATGTCAATGCTAcga TTTACTACGACGTGCCTGCCATCATTAACCTGGTGGATATTGTGAATCTCAACTCCTTCGATTACTACACAGCAGCCCGGAATCCCAAGGAAGCTGATTACACATCACCTACATACAAGCCCCAAAACCGTAATGAACTTCTGAACGTTGATTCTTCCGTAAACTACTG GCTGGCAGCTGGAGCACCTAGCAGCAAGGTTGTCCTTGGCATTGCTACTTACGGACGCACATGGAAACTTGATTCCGATTCCGAAATCTCAGGAGTGCCACCTCTACATGCCAATGAAGCTGGAGAAGCTG GACCGTACACCAAAACCGAGGGTATATTGAGTTATCCCGAAATTTGCGCTAAGCTGATAAACCCCAACCACCAGAAGGGAATGCGTCCTCATCTTAGAAAAGTCACTGACCCCAGCAAACGTTTTG gtacatacgcCTTCCGCCTTCCTGATGACAGCGGTGAGGGTGGTTTGTGGGTGAGCTACGAGGATCCGGACACAGCGGGACAGAAAGCTCAATACGCCAA GTCGAAGGCTCTTGGTGGCGTCTCTATCGTAGATCTGTCGATGGATGATTTCCGCGGCCTCTGCACTGGGGACAAGTACCCAATCCTCCGCGCTGCCAAGTACCGCCTATAG
- the LOC120636402 gene encoding ATP synthase subunit b, mitochondrial-like, with the protein MIIHSILKLHPKQITPCLIMSHTVTCPTRYQQSAPDGGSSKCSSETYLKRAEKPGKVRMGFIPEEWFLFFHPKTGVTGPYMFGIVVANYLFSKEIYVMEHEYYTALSIIPMLYLANTKLGPGLAKMLDKDIDDLANSLEKRREDEKSVFENVIKESKTAQWRAEGQKLLMVAKKENVAMQLEAIYRERCMQLFLAVKGRMDYQVKLYRASARIQQKWMVQWIIQNVMKSITPEFEQAYLSKAIGDIATIANRAPK; encoded by the coding sequence atgattattcaTAGCATTTTAAAGTTACATCCAAAACAAATCACTCCATGCCTTATAATGTCTCACACGGTTACATGCCCTACAAGATATCAACAATCTGCACCAGATGGCGGTAGTTCCAAGTGCTCATCTGAAACGTATCTAAAAAGGGCTGAAAAACCTGGTAAAGTTCGTATGGGATTCATACCAGAAGAATGGTTTTTATTCTTTCATCCTAAAACTGGTGTTACAGGCCCATACATGTTCGGCATAGTCGTCGCGAACTATTTATTCAGTAAAGAGATTTATGTTATGGAGCACGAATATTACACCGCATTGTCAATAATACCTATGTTGTACCTGGCCAATACTAAACTTGGGCCAGGGCTTGCTAAAATGTTGGACAAAGATATAGACGACTTAGCCAATTCTTTAGAAAAACGTAGGGAAGATGAGAAGAGCGTTTTCGAAAATGTTATCAAGGAGTCGAAGACAGCTCAATGGAGAGCTGAAGGACAGAAGTTATTAATGGTTGCTAAAAAGGAGAACGTTGCAATGCAACTCGAGGCGATATACCGGGAGAGGTGTATGCAACTATTCCTTGCGGTCAAAGGCCGAATGGACTATCAGGTAAAGCTATATCGAGCTTCCGCTAGGATACAGCAAAAGTGGATGGTACAGTGGATTATTCAGAATGTCATGAAGTCTATTACTCCAGAATTTGAACAGGCGTATTTAAGTAAAGCTATTGGAGATATAGCCACCATAGCAAACCGTGCTCCTAAATAA
- the LOC120636523 gene encoding boophilin-H2-like, producing the protein MLCWFLGYLFVLPALCFNIKNGSLDQNHTTTPESIHFQNLDMTVICKFQPNGYDCDETRLFRPKFYYDLKLEDCRAYSIGSCPYNLNTFDTLSECHDGCRDVGIEPVPTDLTPRIFCRFQYDFGHCNGYNPRWYYDMTTRRCRGFSYSGCGGNFNRFLTQQACATVCSGATETKSGLN; encoded by the exons ATGCTGTGCTGGTTTCTTGGATACCTTTTTGTACTACCTGCACTatgtttcaatataaaaaatggcaGCTTAGATCAGAATCATACTACGACGCCAGAAT cAATTCATTTCCAAAATCTGGATATGACAGTAATCTGTAAGTTTCAACCAAATGGTTATGATTGTGATGAAACAAGGTTGTTTCGACCGAA ATTCTACTATGACTTAAAGTTAGAGGACTGCAGGGCTTATTCTATAGGAAGTTGTCCGTACAATCTGAACACCTTCGACACTTTATCAGAATGCCACGATGGTTGTCGAg ATGTTGGCATAGAACCGGTTCCCACTGATCTCACGCCCAGAATCTTTTGTCGGTTTCAATATGACTTCGGACATTGCAATGGATATAATCCAAG ATGGTACTACGATATGACAACACGTCGGTGCAGAGGTTTCTCGTACAGCGGCTGCGGGGGCAATTTCAACAGGTTCCTCACTCAACAGGCCTGTGCAACTGTGTGCAGCGGGGCAACGGAAACCAAATCAGGCCTGAATTAA